ACAGCTGTTATCAAAACAGACCTCTGAGGCTTTTTCTATCTCTACTGCCAGCTCACTTATGCACCTAATCTGCTTAAATAGTGGTGGATAAAAGAATTCATGGACGGGGAGGAAAGGCCCTCAGCTCAGTCAGAACGACGACGCTGACCTCTCACTGCAAACGCCATTTCTGAAAGTACTCACCGTCACCTCTGCATTCAGGACTCAGTGCTTTTTTCGACACACTGATTGACAAAGGACAATGTCAGCTTGATGATGTTCTGTTCCACATCCTGCCCCTGTTGTTTGGACCAAAAAACGTGCACAGACGAGACCAAAAGGTGCACACATTAGTTTCCCTTTAACTGAGAACCGGCATCCATGAAAGAGTAAAACATTTGTGCCGACAAGACTGATGCAGAGGAGACATAAACATCTCTGAATACGTTAAGAATGAGCTCAGAGAAGCCTTTAgtgctgcagagcaacaggaaaGTTCTAGTTGGTTTCTGTATCTGTGATGAAGATGTTGTCTTGTGCGCTGCAGCGATGAAGTTCTGAACCTCACTCCACTCGCTGATCAGACTTCTTCCTCTGGGATGGAAAGCCTCTTAGCTTCAAGTTATGGAGCGACTAACAACTGTCCTCcctattattttagttttttaacccGGATTACTAACCCACTTCCATGCTAACTAACTAGCTGCTGTCAGCGCTGCATTTATTAAAGACTTCTCACTGCATctgttatatttatatttgtgaAGTAAAACTTTTAGATGGATTTTATCTTCTGAAAAAACTCGACTTTATTAACTCTCTGAActgtaagtttgaggctaaggaagttgataacctcagctttcagttccagaaatggaggtatgtttcagggtatgcttagttgccatagcaactcatgctctgaacataacctggtctggagcaggtttagttgaagtttagtttgttttcagagaggtgaagcagcatggcgtgtccatttgaaaatgatttagtggatgaagaagctcagataatactttttccaccatgagagggtgataagaccacatatggatgttggaaaaataaactattttactttgatctaacttaattatttgcttcagttaagataaatcaattctttttagttaagtcagcttaaaaataacacatagttatcagacagttatgtTACTAtcattcaaattaaatcaattaagTAGGTTTAACTGAAGTGCTACTGTTTGGCCGTGCAGGAATTGTGGGATagcattccctttgcctgtctggacggattaaATCGGCGATCCGTTGAAAATGCCTTGTTGTCCTCGCCGTGCACGCGCATTAACTCAGGGTTACAGAGAGCAGCTTAATTAAGCAAACTCATAACGGTGTTTTGGACCCAACATATGCAGAATTAGCAAGTTTAGGATTATTTAAGtgagagttcagggttaaagtctgGGTGAGTTAACCTTGCTTTCTGAAAACCCCCCTGGTTTTGACTCAGAAAATCCTTCTACTAGATCCAAGCCACTGTTTGTTTAAAGGGATGTCAGAGGAGAGTCCTAATGAGCCAATTAGCTGTCACCACATCTGCTGCGTGTGCTTCAGGAATGCTTGGTGGTTATGTTTCATGTAAGCATTTTGTGTTTCATTCTTCTAGATAGAAGTGAAttatctttaaacaattgtaatttaattttttagaaCATATTATAGTATCAAAAGCTGCTTTATAATGGCAGATAATATGAATATTATACCATTCAGATCTCTTAAAAAACCCTCAACTTAAAGCCTTTTCCTGTCACTTCTCTTTAATAGAAAGGTGATGTTTGCAGCAACAGTGATGGGGACAGAAGTTTTCTgcacacatttgtgttttggCAGAAACGtgtctttttccttcagtttgccTCTGGATTGTTGGTGTTGTCTGGATCCTACTCAGAGAAAGTCTAGCTAGTTTTCagtctgctcttcctcctctccagaGGAGtttcagagctgctgctccacATCGTTTAGAAATGCAAACAGAATGAATGAAGGATTTGAAGTAATCAGCCTCTGGGAGCCATACTTTGGCCAGAGAATCACTGAGAAACGTATGATCCTGAGCTGAAAGTATCAAAGCCAGTCCGGAGCTCCTCTGAGGTAGTGCACGTGAGTGTGAGCGCCTCCTTGTATGCAGCTAAGTGCTGTCTGCTGTGGCTGAACATAAGCCTGCATCTTGTTAGGATCTTCAGGAAGAGCAGAGATAATCAGCTTAgcccatctgctgcagcaggtgagctCAGACAGAGCTGCGTCTCCATGACAGATGGAGGTTAGGTTATCCCCCTTAGAGCAGTGTTCTTCAATCAGGTCTTCAAACCATCAACCTAAAGCTGAACAGCTGTCTGAGCGTGCTCAGTGCTGCCTCTGCTGGAGTGAGAGGTGTGTCAGTCACACATTGAGGATGCTTGATGGGCTTGGTCTCTGGTGGTGGGTGGGCTTGGGGGCGGGGCCATCAGCATCACCTTCTGTCGTAACCCAGGTAACCTTGATGTCGTAAATCATTCATGGCGGACCTTCAGCTGCAGCGGGGCTGTGCGTGTCAAGCATTCAGCATCCTGCTGACGCGAATGTTCGGCAGAAAATAGATGGAACGAAAATAGATGTTGAGTGAGACGGTCCAGGAGCTCATGCGGCCAAACCTGAGGACATTCCAGATGAGCAGGTCTCACACACCGTCCAGGCCTCAGCTGTCTTCATCCTACTTGCCAACACAGGTAGGATGAAGACAGCTGAGGCCCCATCAGGCTGGCCCTGGAGCTGCAGGCGTGGAGAAGCGCCATGCCCCCCCTGCACAACCGTGCAGAATGCCCCAAAACACCCCTATTACAGAGTGTAAGTGAGAGGGGGGGCGTTGGTTCCCCCGCCCTGGTAACACTCTGACTCAGGAGTTTATAAGTTTGATGTGACTGTAAGCAGGAcagaccccctcccccccccccccagcatggGTGCTCGTCAGCTGGTGCGGTGCCTGCAGCATGAGCTCACCGCTGCCTGATGAAGACTCTGACCTTTGCTGATGAAGACTCTGACCTTTGCTCCTGTTCTGCAGGCTTCTGCACCGTGTCGGCTGTGGTGCTGAAAACCAAGAATTCCAACCCGTGGACCAATGAGTTTGACAGTAAGCAAAGAAGCCCACATGACCCTCTAACTCCGCCCACATGCAGGattgacttcctgtttgtatCTGCAGGCATCGAGCTCTCCTGTGTCATTGAATCCATTTCTACAACCAATCCTCGGATTGAGTGGAAAAAGATAACAAGCGAAGGGCCGAGTTATGTCTACTTCAACAAGAGGATCTCGGGTAACAGAGGACCCATGCGCCCCTGACCCCGCCCACCACAGGTTTGACTCCTGTTTGTGCTCTGACAGGTGACCTGGAGAACAGAGCTGAGATTCATACCATGTCCACGCTCGTGATCAAGAACGCCACCAGATCAGACACGGCCAAATATCGCTGTGAAGTCACGGCGGCCGACGACCTCAAGTCCTTTGACGAGATCCTCATCGACCTTGTTGTGAGAGGTGCTGCCACTTTCCTTCCTCTCTAACTCATCTGCATTCATCAGAACATGAGCGACCTGAGCCAGAACCCCCCAGCATGATTCTGCGTGTGAGCCGCCCACCTCCATCCATGAGGGAATATCTGCAGTGAGAGCTGTGCTAAAGAAAGCCGGCCTTTCCTGCTGTCTGCTGTCATCTCCTGAGGCTCTGCAGGGAAGTGTGGTGTCTTTCTAAActcatgtttgttgtgtgtctggTGGCTCCACAGTGAAGCCGGTGGTGCCCAAGTGCAGAGTTCCCAAGGCGGTGCCGTTCGGGAAGTCAACGGAGCTTAGCTGTGTGGAGGAGGAGGGCTTCCCCCGGTCTCAGTACAAGTGGTTCAAGAACCAGGAGGAGGTTCCTTTGGACCCAAAGACCAGCCCCAAGTTCTTCAACTCATCGTACACGCTCAGTGCAGAGACGGGAGCCCTGGTCAGTACAGCTACACATGTGTTTGGACAAGGGCACACACCCGGTGACCGGGGCGGGGCAGAGGGGACAGGGGCCTGACGCTCAGGGTGGGGGCAGATATTTTCAGGAGACAGTTGATGGGGAGGGAGGGCGTGAACTGCAGGGGGAATCTACTGCCCTTGCCTGCACATTCTTCAATTCTGGATTTCTTTCTGAGTTGGAGCGCTGTGGTCAACTGTCAGGagctcagcccccccccccccccccccccccccccaaaaccaTTTACACTTCTCCTGCTGCCTGACGGCTCTTCTCTTCCTGTCAGCAGAAGATCTGCAGAGGAAAAGCAGGGAAGGAAAGTTTGATGATAGTTGTGGCGATTGTCTGACAGCAGAGGTTGTGTGGTTTAAGGTGGACCACGAGAGCGTCTTTGTCATCAATCCAAACATTCCTCTCATTTGGAACTTATCACAGAGGTTCAGCTGCTGGTTCTGCAGGTTTGTTCACCTAAAGAGAAACTGACGGTCTGTCGTCCTCATGGTAGATTCATCTGAACAAAAATCAATCAATTCACTGTGATGACAAGACAAGGATCTGCTTGTAAAATCTGAAGTATTTCCTGGCTGGGTTTGCTATCAGGTGTTAGAGTCAGTGTGAGGGCAGCAGTGAGGTGGGAACTGTCACTCAAGTCCCTTTGATCCGGTCCCACGAGGTTCTGCTGAGGTTTACAGGCAGAAAGAAAGTGTTGAAGTGGTCTGCTGGTTCTTGATGGCACTTGGGTTTATTTCCTGTCCGCTAATAAAGAAGCAGCTCCACATGTTTCTGTCCATGTAAGATTAGAATCTAACCAGAGTCCCAGTGGTGACTGGACTGATCCGGTGTCTCTTCAACTGGGCAGAAATTCGCAGCAGTCCGGAAGGAGGATGCAGGAGAGTATTCCTGCAGGGCGCAGAACGATGCCGGGTTCGCAGAGTGCCCCCCCCAGAAGATGGAAGTCTGTAAGCATGAGCAGGACGCCCCTGAGCCCGGGCCTCAGCGCTGAGAGCGGTGAGATCACGGCTGTTTCCTCCCTCTGCTCCACAGATGACATCGACATCGTGGGCATCGCTCTGGGggtgttggtggtggtggtggttctCCTGTGTATCACGGTGGGGATCTGCTGCGCCTACAGGCAAGGCTACTTCTCCAGCCAAAAGCAGACAACCAACAAGTAAGAGCTCCACCCGCCACTGCTTCAGTGTGACCCGGCCTCACCCAGctgagctgctgcttctgtcttcCAGTTACAAGGTTCCAGCTAAAGGAGACGGGGTGGACTACGTCAGGACAGAGGACGAGGTCTGTAACTCGACTCACACGGTTCTGCTGCAGCCGTTTCACTTGAGCTGAACCAAAACAGACTGAAAGGTGACCGCTCAGGCTGATCCATCCAGCTGGATCAGAATGTGCTGGTACCACTGGCATTTGGGCGCGTCCGTGGTCATTTCCTGTCCGGACTAAAATAGGCCAGTGTCCTCGTTTTACCCAGTAACGCTCTGTCCTCGTTGAGGGGGGGTGAGTTTTCCAGAACCTCCCATCCCCTCTGAGAGTAAACCACAGAGTGTTTGGGGGATTGACGTGCAGGGTGAATGTCCGGGAGAGCAGCAGATGAGGGGGTGCATGCTCCTCAGCCACAACTGCCCCTAAGGGGGAtgcgggctgtctgcaggtggaaaGAAGGCAAATCTGTGCGAGGCACGTAGATGGTCCACAGGACGTCTGGACGTCCCAGACAACTTGGTGAGTCAGTCAGgagatgggggggtgggggtagcTGCAGGCATCAAGTGGGAGTGGACACCTAAGGGGGAGGTAGGTGACCTGCAGGCGCGCCGTACAGATATTTGAAATTTGTCAACCCCCCAGGAGGCCTGTTAGTGCTCTCCacgtgaggggggggggggtgctcctCGCTGCTGCGTGGAAGCAACCTGGCTGTTAGAAACGAGACAAtccaaaaaataacagaaacttTAACTTCATTTGTTTAACACTTTTCCTCCTACAGAGaatctcaaagtgcttcccagAATAAAATAGAGAATAATAGATTTCAAAAGTAGAACAATAATAAacatagttaaaaataaaagaactcaTACAAAGCCAGCACACATACATCCCAGACAAATTGAAGTCATTGTCAATAAAACTggtcaaatcaaatgaaaacatgtggacaagtaaaaacCACATAAAGAAAAACCTCCACGGTGAATGAGGCCCTCACGTCCTTAAGGTGGACTGTTCCACAGAGGAGGCCCGCGGTGCTGAAATGAGGATTAAGTTCTGACTTTCTGACCACCAGCAGACCTGAGGGCACTGAGGGTCATGAACTAAGAGTAAATCTGATCAAAGTGAGGGGTGGTTCCATGGAAACTATTACAAACTAATAATAGAACCTTAAAATCAGAGtgaagtttgtgtggacatgTGTCCTACAGAGACTGACTTTCACCTGCACAGCCCAAACGTGGGGACTTACGACGGCATCACCCATATGTCAAAACTTACATTATCCTACAAAAGATGCAGCCGCTGCTCACCTTCTACGTTtaaccaaaaacccacagcaacTCTAGGGGGGTTGCCCCGtacagcgggggggggggcagagaatCAGAGACGTTATTTTGAGACATTGAAGTGTCCTTTTTAACAAACAGCACTGTGTGCTTCTACTTTATGTcctttataaaacatttatgaattggaCATTTAAATGGTCATGTTCTACATCAATCtctacttcagagaagaaaaattagttcatgttttctgtcttcagtcctttgattggcacatttttagttatgacctgttaaattatgttttgtcACCAGAAAATTGTAAATATTCATCTTTAAAACTACCTACAGATTTAGGAAAATTCTATTGACTAATAATATAAcccaacatttgtaaaaaaaaaaaataaacttcatacaTGGAGGCTCAAAATTAACCCCTAAATCCACATTGTGAAAACGTTAAGGCTGCCACAAATGATTATTAAAGAAAGGGCTAATCTGAAGTTATTTGCCCCATTAGCATGttatagcagcagcagcagcagcagcagcagcagcagcagcagctgcagcagcagcagcagcagcagcagcagcagcagcatgctaccatcactgCTCATGTAACATTTATGAACTAATAATACAACATCCAAagctttgtgttacagcagaaaagacagacacacaaatcataactaatgttacaagttaaggcagagcaaacgtttaagaagaaaatcttaaaaatgacgtcatttggaacattttggcctacttcagttttagTCATCGacccaaaaaaagttttcatagACAACGTTGTGGTTTCAGGGCCAGGTAGaattagaaaacgtgcatctagccaTGAGGACatacccttttctttatctcttttctcctctccttcttttcttttctttctaaattgggcaccacatggctttgacttttttttctccagatttcagatgtttttggcatttagcataaatgtcctcagGAAGGCATCAAGTccgtcgactaaaccaactgtcaccttagtgacaacattgttttgtgttcccattttttatttgggcatttcacacaaaattaaccccaaaaaacaattatttttttatacctttattaAAACATAGGTTATAGAATGTCACCGTATGACggacttttaaaaaagttttataaagtAGATCCCCCCCCGCCCTTGTGCTCCCCCCCCGCCCAGTTGATTTGGAAGCGACCCACAGTTGAACTGATTCCCTGCCATCCgtcacacatttccagcaggagcgcgtgcagctgcagccAAGGGCGCCAATTCTCCACATGGCGGTGCAGtcgcagtttttatttttattttttcatcaagcactgagccgcggcccgcaACCGTCGCCCCCAGATCCAGGCAGGTTTTGCGCATGGCCAATCGCGGTGGTGCTCCGTGCGCCCTTCACCCTGCGCCCTcacccttctccttcttcacacacatttgcgtcttcttctcaaagacaggagagcgcACAGCTGCGGGGCGGAGGCGctgccaggtttcaggctgttacaaactctgtgatacaagtaaaccaatagtggtgcatatatttttttacaagcgCTGAGCCGCCGGCGCCGCCCCCCAACATTTTTCCGCCCtgggcaattgcccgtattgcccgtgcctaaaaccgctccTGGTTGGGGGATCTTGGCTGAAGATGGGTGAGGTTGTGGGTTGAAGGTGAGAGCCGGTGTGTTCAAGCGCCTGAACATCTGGCATTCTTTCTGGCTGTGAAGGCTGATCCGTGCTGCTCTGCTTCCTGCAGGGAGACTTCCGGCACAAGTCCTCGTTTGTGATCTGAGCGGGACAGGCGGCGGGACGGGCGGCGGGACGGGCGGCGGGGCCGTCGCTGGGCGGAGGCTGCACCGGCGGAGCTGTCGGGCTGCGGAGCCGCTTCTTCTTGCTCTGACTGAATCCAACCACTCTGACTTGCCAAAGCTGTGGAAACCCGCAGACATTTGGTCTGGCTCACAGGGATAATTtaacagtttcatcttcaactGAGTTCATTTGCTAAATTATGATTGTTACCGAACGGTTTGGAAAACTaacaggagcagagcaggaggaagGCCTCTGCTCCagcggggggaggaggaggtggaggtccaGTCCGTCATCACGACTTTCTATTGTAAAAAATTGTGCGTCTGCCATTTGtataacatttcttttctacTGTTGAAATTTGTCAGACTATTTTTGATGGAATATATTTTAAACTTCCTATagataaatgtttacttttttaagcGTCTGTAAAATACTAACGTTTTCTTTGTGGATAAAAGTATTTAACACTTGCTGTGAGAGAGAGCAGCTGCATAGCAGGATGTGCGTCTTCCATATGTTCTGCTGTCAGGGCTCCATGTTGATGTCTGTAGATAGTCGTAGAAATGCTGTGGGGGCGGGGCGCTCACATGCTGTCAACCAGCTGGGTTTCATTCATTAAGTGTCCTTTCAGGTCTTGTACAAAGTCTGCCAGTCACACAGTAGAAGTTCAGCCACCATGAGTGTCGGTTACCTTCCAGGTCTGATGGCTGATGATGGAGCAGCTCTGACACCTGAGCTCACAGCCCAGGAGTTCTAACCACCATCCATTTCTCATTCtgataaaacacaaagacacaacagCTGCAAGCATCCCAAATCCTGGCCCATAAAGCAGGAGCTGTTCTGTAGGTCACACTCTGAACCTGGACCCACTACAGCTCTCCTGGATCCCACCGGATTTCTTTAGTCTTTGTTTGGCTTCACGCGGTACAGACAGTTCCTGCTGAAGGTCTGGAGCTGTCTCTGATGGTAAATAGTAGTCTGATGCCCCCCCCCTCAAGATGATGTAAAGTAGGGATAAGTGAAATGGAGGCGATATGAAACTCTTTCCATGTGAGACGAGGGAAGGTGCAGACACTCCAAACGATGAAGATGAGGGCAAAGCGGCCCCTCCCAGCTGCTCACCTGTGACCTTCAGCTGAAGCCTTCCAGTCATGGTAGAGAAGATGAGCCGACATCTGCCCTACAGCCAACAGCAGCCTGTGTCCTGCAGAGGGCGCAGCTGAGCATCAGGAATCTCCCCTCAGTTGTAAAAAGTTCATTCCTCTTAAGTGCCTTTCCTTCCAGCTACGCTCtgtcatgaccccccccccccccccagaggacAGTTTTCCTTCAGGAGCATGGCGTTTGAGAGGAATGATGTCACTACAAATATCTGCTCTCCTGCTTTACATATCTTGTGTAAATAGATCTGCATAGGTTTGAGGAATAAATATTAGTGCCTACTTTCAGTGTGTTTGGTGAAGACGAGAAAATCCTAAAAAAGAAGGGGTGGAGGGCAGAGACAGGACCTCCTGTTTGCGTCAGGGGGGTCTTCATCAGGAGTCTGTCAGCAGAGCCCCCACCCTAAAGGGGGCTGCTGCATCTGAACCACAtctgcttgtttttcttcattttagacATTAAATAAAACTCACTTCATACTTACTGACCCGGTCTGCGTGTTCTGTCGCGTGTGAGCCGTGCAGACCGCCGCTGCCTTCAGTCAGCACTGCTCTATGACCATGACTATGAACAtcagcaagtgtgtgtgtgtgtatgcatgtgaAGAACATCAGCAAGTGTGTGTTCTCTCCAAAATTATAGTTCTTCTCAGCagtaaatgacattttaaaattgcCTAAAAATCGTCTTTGATAAACGAAGCCCAGGTCCTTTAAATACAATCAAAAGCATGTCAGTCACTAGATCTACAAGTTGTTTCACATAAAAGGTTGAGTCaggttttaatgttgtttttagaaACACTTCAACCATTAGCTTCTACAAAGCAGATTTCTGTGAGACCTGTTCCTTCTCctttaagaagctcttctatcctTCACTTCTTACCTGTAGtcatgtcacctgtttgaatgGGTTCCTGGCAGAAAAGTCACCTGTCTACTCCCTTAAACCAGGCTGGTGAACcgtggtcctgaagagcctcaccccagcctgttttccagctctgccTACCTAAACCAGGTGTGTTCGGTCAGTCAGGATGTGGAATTCAGCTAATCATCAGCAAGCTGGTCAGGGAGGACTGGAAAACAGGCATAGTTGAGGCTCTGGAGGAGCGGTTAGCCAGCCCTTCAAATGTCATACTGCTGTCTTGCAGAATTTGAGACTGACAAATCCTTGTCCTGCCGGCCAGCAGCTGGTAACCACGCCCTTTGTGCATCGGCTCCTTGATGGGGTGGTCCATGTGATTCTGGCTTTGGCTCCTCCGTGTGCCGGGTCGCTCCAGTCTACCGGTGACTGAAGTTAGGCCGGTCTTGGCTCAATACTCCGGTCAGGGACCTCGACCTCCTCCTCGGGGAGGGCGGCCTGCTCTTGTCTCTGCCCTGTGTGGAGCCTGCTTGTGGACTGTGTGGGGTTGTGTGTAAGCAACTTTGGGGTATCCCTAGGCCGCCTCTGGGGGTGAGGGACACTTAGGACTCGGCGGTGGCGGGCCTTTCAGCTGGAGCGGGTGGGGACCTCACCAGTGACTGCAGTGACTTCATAAATGACTTTGAAGACCAAACTCAAAAACAAGGATCTGGTTCCTTCATTCTTTAGAAAAGTTTTCAGAGAATAAATATTGACAACTGAGATAATAATAATTGAGATTTGATCAGACAGAGGATGAAAAGGTCAGAGTTCAGCGTCTGCTCAGTTCTGTAAGGTTTGAAGGAGCATTCAGGTTGTTGAAAAGCGTAAAAAAGCTCCAAACTTCTCGTGTATTTGAATCCAAACTTGACAGTTTCTTTACTCAGATGTCTTTAAAGGGAAAAACCCCAAAAGTAAAagcaggaatttcttgaattccaTCAAAGTTTCTGCCATGAAGATGGCGTGAAGGAACCAGATCGCCAGAGCTAAAGCCAGAGGGAAATGTCTGCCGCCACAAAGCAGCTGTGAAGAGACGGGAGGACAGAATCAGAGCTGACACAGCCATGAAGATGTCCATTTACAAGATTTCACAGGGCTGTGTGACGACCTGCCACTTCAAACTCCCTGACTTCCCCCAGTACAACTGTGTCACACTGAGGAGATGGATCTCTCCAGAAAACTGAACTGCAGAGGAGGCTGGAACAAGGCGGACgagaaggaacaaaaaaaaagcaactgcaaacaaaaagaaaatgaactgcaaataaaaatgaaatgcaaataaaaaataaacgctGCAAATAATAACCGCCTTCACAgcataaagggaaaaaatgcaatgcaaaaagaagaaatgaaatgCAAACATAGAAAAGCGATGCATctacaaaaaagtctgcaaataaaaggaaagccTTAGCAGAGGTGACTTCACCAAAATTCACTCAGGTACTTTCTCAAAAGTCCCTCtgtttaaatacatatttaataaaatgcacACTTTAGCAACCCAACCTTTTTATTAAACACCGTAATATTTGGcataatctaaaaaaataaaaataaagaaaatttgcaTCAACATCATTATTTGTCTTGCTAAATTTAACATAAATACAACATATAtgacaaatacaaatatttgaaGAAAACCCTTCccataaaaaatattaacaaattAAAACTATACCTAGAACGCTTCAGTGGTTGACCATTGTGGCACACTGTTAACCCCaacttatttatatttttcttattttcatagcGACAATTAAAAACCAGAAGCTCAGGCAGCTAGCAGCTTGGGAGCTGATGGAGCTGATGGAGCTCCCTGCTTTAttaggaagtggataacctcagcttttagttccagaaatggaggtatgtttcagagtGTGTCaaggttgccatagcaactcatgctctgaacataacctggtctggagcaggtttagttgaaggttagtttgttttcagagaggtgaagcagcatggcgtgtccatttgaagatgatttagtggatgaagaagctcagataatactttttccaccttgagagggtgataagaccacatatggatgttggaaaaataaacttttttactttgatctaacttaattatttgcttcagttaagataaatcattttttagttcagtcagcttaaaaataacacgtagttttctgacagttattttactttcatttaaaattaattcaattaagtaggtgtaactttggtgttgctgttagattggcaccgcaaggaattgtgggataccattccctttgtctgtctggatggatttgggtttaagtgtgggtttttgaccaaatgtgtttagttgtttagctgttttactgtgttctgccgagttatttgtcctgttatgtttaattctttctgcaccatgagtgagagggagggagaggatgatgagtttattacCACCACTAGTGCATCAGTGTGGGATAAGAACTGAAGTTACAGTCAGAGTCATGATGAATAATTCCATATTGTAAATCTACACTGTATcatttatgttaattttataaaaatgagaaaatctgcagcttctaacttagacatatgagagttcaagaagtacaataaattaaggtggaaaaacatttaattgaattggagtaatgtgacatttagttaaataaatatgtaaatttgagttgtattaacaattattgagttggctagacataagaaattaggttgaataaatttaactcaattacttgttaccaatagaagtaatttatttaagttttataatttttatatatatatacatcttaATGTACCGgtaattggaaataagatcagaaactcgtgcgtttactatgttctttttctccaagcagaaactctttcttttgctgatgatgcagccgtgttacttttttgatggccgtataatcttcatacgccgtcattaaaatctcagactccgtctcactgaagtatagcgctctctttttttctccacgcgtttccatggtgactccgtaaatcgacaatctattgagaatgtctttatgtacttgctgtgcacgtgcattaaccc
The DNA window shown above is from Oryzias latipes chromosome 14, ASM223467v1 and carries:
- the LOC101174688 gene encoding junctional adhesion molecule C — encoded protein: MARTRLALLLTLLSTSCFCTVSAVVLKTKNSNPWTNEFDSIELSCVIESISTTNPRIEWKKITSEGPSYVYFNKRISGDLENRAEIHTMSTLVIKNATRSDTAKYRCEVTAADDLKSFDEILIDLVVRVKPVVPKCRVPKAVPFGKSTELSCVEEEGFPRSQYKWFKNQEEVPLDPKTSPKFFNSSYTLSAETGALKFAAVRKEDAGEYSCRAQNDAGFAECPPQKMEVYDIDIVGIALGVLVVVVVLLCITVGICCAYRQGYFSSQKQTTNNYKVPAKGDGVDYVRTEDEGDFRHKSSFVI